A segment of the Lolium perenne isolate Kyuss_39 chromosome 3, Kyuss_2.0, whole genome shotgun sequence genome:
CCTTATTCACTAAAATGAGGAGTAAATATTAGCATTTAATGATTGCCAACCCAACATAGTGAATGTCTTTACAAACTTCTATCTTATCACATAAGCCTAACAGTATAAATAGACGCGTATAAGGACTCTTGCCTCCTACACCTCAACTTGTTAATCGAAACTATTTTCCTTCTAACATCTCAAGTTACCAATCCAGGTATTTACCATGGCACGCAAGATGGTTGTAGCAGCTGTATCGATATTCCTATTAGCGGTCTTTTTCTGTCACGGTAAGTAAAGAACATAGTATTAGAGATATACAATAAACATTCGTCCTGATTGACTTCTAATAACACAGGTACGGAAGCAGAGTGTCAGATTGACCGCTCCAGCCTGGCAGATCCATgtgatgatataaagtgtatggaCTTCTGCATACAACGGAAGTATCAAAATGGGACATGTCTTTATTCTGGGGAGGGTCCTGGTATAATTCATTGCTATTGCCTTAACTGCGGGGGTAAAGCTTCGGTTGATCAACCGGCGCTGCTAGACTCAAAGAGAGCCTGAACGTGCAACATACTAGTGATGCATATTTCTATTTAATATTTGTGTAATAAAACATCCAGTTTTCAAATTTGATTACAATGTGGTCATGGGTTTTGGTTTATTCTTTTGAAATGTTGTTTTTTATGACTATTTTGAATTAATGGAGACCCTAACTATCATTCCGTATTCTTAGTAAGTAGTAGATTCTTTAGTTATTTACAATACTAAGAAATTATAGTGAAACAAAATGTAGTATATAAAAGCATGTGTTTTATTATTTTTGGCGGTGGTAATATAAAAGCACACATGACAAGAGGAAGTCCTAAGAAAAATAAAATGGACGAGGTGTAGAATGTAGCAGCGATGCTCGTTGTGGTACGACGGGGGTTCTTGTAAAGAGGCACAAATTTTCTGAGTGTATGTTACAAATGGTTATCGCTGCACAGTTCTAAAATTTATTAAACTCTAGTAGATCTTTGATTGttagctttattaatttaaagccaaACCATGGATGCAACTTGCATTACATCCGTCGCCACGCAGTTACAAGGTTATTACTGAAGGCCCGACCAAAAGAAGTTGCTGACGTTAAGCAGCTCCAGATCAACTCCTTTCCCATTTAAGCCCCATAAATCTCCTCCCTGTAACTCCCGTTAAAGCCATAAAACAAAGGGAGAACAACACAATTTACTCCTCTTGTTTCCACGTCCCATGTTCTTCATTTCCTTGAACACCAGACAAGAGATGGAAGACAACAGGAGGAGAACCAAGCTGCGCAAATCCCTGCAGCTCTGCATTTCCAGGAAGCTCAAGaagatccctccgattcacatcccAAGCTCAGCCATTCCAGCAAACATCGCCAGCAGGCGGCTCCTCTCCACCTGCAGGTTCCCGCGGACCCAGTCGGTGGACATCGACCAGGCCGCCAGCGCCGACAACAGCAGAGGCAACGGCCACGCCGCGACGCTCTCCGACGTTGATCGCTTCCTCTTCGACAACTTCCGATCTCTTTACATACATGACCGCGACGAAGACGTGTGCCTCTCGTCATCGCTGGGGACATCCACGTCCCTCGTTCAGCCGACTGCTGAAACATCATCGTCATCGAGTTTAGTCATAGAAGGCGCCGGCGACATTGTCGGGGCAGAAGATGACGGCGGCAACAATGCGGCCATAGTGCTATTCTCCGTGGATCCTTACACAGACTTCCGGAGATCCatggaggacatgattcggatgCACCATGGTCAGGAATTTCAGCCATTGGACTGGGACTTTTTAGAGGAGCTACTGTTTTACTACCTCCAGCTCAACGATCGAAGTGTGCACAAGTACATTCTCAAGGCCTTCGCTGACCTCACTGCTGGAACCCACAAGGATATTCCGGCCCCTGGAAAACCGCACTGGGCTGACAAGAGCGCGAAAGGTTAAGACACCTAGATTCAAAGATTATGTAGCTAGGCACATGCTTACTGTACCAAGCCATGTATTGTAACCTCATTCGCGCAAAATGTAAAGAGCGTAAAATATAAAAATTGGATGCAATCCATGTCCAAAACGCGTCACTGCAGCTCGGCACCTATGTTTTGCCGTTTGGTTAGCTGCTCTTAGTAGTGTGTCAAAATCAAGTCTTACATATGAAACACCATTGTGGTAAATGTATGGTATCCTATAAGATTTAAGCGTGTTATATTAGTATTAATATATAGTCCGTCCAAAGAAAGGCAGTAACTTCTCAGCCACTAGTTTCTGCGTAGCAAATTACAAAATAAGCTCAGCAGACAAAGCTCATTACAGATATCAGCATATCGTCTTAAGCTGGGAACCGAAGTACTGATGTGTCATATAATTTTATTCCAACATAGTACAACATAATTACATTGTTACAGTTGACGATCCAATACACTATGTGCAATCACTAACTAGCTGGCATGAAGAAACCTGTAGATTCAGATGCAGATCAGCTTTCTGATACCAAGCATATAGATCAGTTAATCAAACCATTTGGACATTTAAGCTCTGTTTGGTTGGGCTTTTAGAGCTGCTTTACACGAGCTTTGACAGCTATTTTTGTTCCAAGAAAGTGCAAAAGCTTTGCTTCAGTAACTAGACATACTGTAGAAGCTTACACTTTGTCAACAATCCCATCGGATAGTTGCATGAATTCGGTGGAGTTCTTTGTGCTTGCTGCTCGAGCATAGTCTAAAATAGGAAGCACATGCTGCATTTCACATGTTTACGTTTTCCACAATTTCATCTGCAGATTGAAAACATGGTCAGAAACTCGAATAATCTTATCTACTAATGAAGTAATCAATGAAAGGGATTATTTTGGTCTCAAACTCTTGAGGCATTTGCAGGGAAGGCAGAAGCATATCAATGTATAGCAAATAGAATTATTCCAAACATATACCTGATTCTCATGCTATTCCTAAATTAAGAACAAAAGGATCTCTAAAGAGAATAGATTTAATAAGATAGGGTAAAAAAAACTACTCTCTGTTGCTTGAGATAGGAAACAAAATACTGTCGTAACCAAGTGGGCATAATCCCAACTGTAAGAGAAGAATAGCACTAAAAAGCTACTCCCTCCGGTCGTTATTAATCAACGCGAAACCAGAGCTAAAGCAGTGTATCCTTATGAATAGCTAGCGTCGATTAAATCGGACAAGAGGGCGTAACTTAAATGTCACAAGTTGGGCAATGCAAAGCAAGCAAAGTACTCCATCTTGTCCAAAATTCATGAAATATGGTTATTATGGATATCTCTCTGAAATGACATACTACACGCACTTAGAGCAAGTATAATAAGGCTCTTATGGCCCGCTTACATAgcatgtggaggagagagacatGAAAAGATGAGGGGAGTGGGCTCTCATGCAAGAGCCCACCTCTATGCGTACTAGTAAATGCGAAGAAAGAGATAGAGAGAAGGTTGTAAGAAACTAGTCTAATAGCCAACCTTAGAGCCTATTATTTGAGTGGCTACAAGTGATGGTTCTAGATGACATGGCATCTGCATATAGCCATCAGCCAGCTATACTATTAGCCATGCTCTTAATCTTCCAAATAATTAATGCATGCTTCGTTCTTGTTTTGGCGGTCgcgagcaaactacaccctacgcgccgctggatccttcaaccctttgtaaggcctaactatgcagatattaaactaatccttgaagaacaaggagcaaccataacggatcggatctactaaataatgatcaagcggggtgccgcccctacgcctaagataggcgtaagggcggctagatgtctaagggttgcacaacgatagcatatgatacgaagaacaatgctaaccctaacacatctaagataactacattgctcgccatcaaaaaggcttcagtacgagcaacgcatgaacaacgaataaacttgtactgcctagatcgcaagatgcgatctaggcagcatgatgcttacccggaagaaaccctcgagacaagggagttggcgatgcgcctagattggtttgtggtgaacgtgattgttgtttatttcatagaccctagatacatatttatagtccgtagactttctaacgtgggaataatcccaaccgtgcacgagccaaactctaactaaccgacacgtatcctactatattacagatacacgggcaaactagcccaaactttgtatataaggccgattcacatatattcttccatgtatattcttcaagcccatcttgatcgcggcccacctctgacttggtcaaattctggtgataacacatgcccccctggttttggaattgataattccaaaatcactctgctttttcttcgtcgggtcatgtcgtggcagaactgtcgcagtatccttcatcatgatgccttgccttctcaacttctccgcgtgacctggcagttttttttttgttaagcaccacttcctcggaaactgctgtggcattgaatttccactatatccccttttatttaaccgctccaaacagttcgctttcgcatccccttcgcattagcactccaaaagccctcctgcgccaccatgtcttcttcctcctctgcctcatcggatctttccgcccagtcctcctcttcccgcgagccgacgccggagtggaacccggaggaggcccacgcggccaacatccgccgcgccatcgaaaccggggaggagtccagtcacgacttctccgtctggtccgaggacgacaagtcctcgaccgacggggaaagtgacctccgcttcctcgccgacggggaaacgaaggaggagagcgacgacgatcgcttctcctgcgacgacttcacctcccccgaggaggaggaggaagagaaggaggaggaggaggatgacacctcctccgacgaaccgccggccaagcgcttctgcccctggccggggaacctcagcgacttcgacagcgacgacgacgacgctgacgaggaggacgaggacaacgaaggcccggtcggcggccgctggagcagcgacgacgagcccgccgggagtagcgccgacagcggcgacgatggcgacgacgagg
Coding sequences within it:
- the LOC127339704 gene encoding transcription repressor OFP14, whose product is MEDNRRRTKLRKSLQLCISRKLKKIPPIHIPSSAIPANIASRRLLSTCRFPRTQSVDIDQAASADNSRGNGHAATLSDVDRFLFDNFRSLYIHDRDEDVCLSSSLGTSTSLVQPTAETSSSSSLVIEGAGDIVGAEDDGGNNAAIVLFSVDPYTDFRRSMEDMIRMHHGQEFQPLDWDFLEELLFYYLQLNDRSVHKYILKAFADLTAGTHKDIPAPGKPHWADKSAKG